The window TCTCAGTATTAACAACAACTGTGTTGCGAGTATAATCGGAGGAGCGGTTTCTGTCAAGGATAACGCATTCGCCTGGTTGGCGATGAAAACACCTCCTATGCACTTTGCTGTCATAAGCCCCATTATTTTTCATAACGGCACTAAAAACACTTTTTAGGCTTGCGGATTTACGTAATTTAACGTTATAATGTCCGTTGCACATAATGGGGTGTAGCCAAGCGGCCTAAGGCATCGGACTTTGACTCCGACATCGATGGTTCGAGTCCATCCACCCCAGCCATGTTATGTATAAAAGCTGGTCATATCATCTAAAACGTGTTTTTGAAGGGAGCCGGAAAAGTGAATCAGCCAAAAAAACCGTTTGGGGTTCTGCTCTTGGCTGCGGGAAAAGGCACGCGGATGCGCAGTAAAACTCCCAAAGTCCTACATCTGATGCTTGAAGAACCTATCCTCTATTATCCTCTAAGATCGGCGCAGGATGCCGGCTTTGGGGATATTGCCGTTATGGTGGGTTTCGAGGGTGAGTTGGTGGAGAGCTGGACGAGAGACAACTTTCCCGGTGCTGAGATAATATGGCAGCGTGAACAGAGGGGGACCGGGCACGCGGCTAAGCTGGCCCAGGAGTGGTGGCAAAATTTTGAGAACGTGATGGTCCTCGCCGGCGACGCGCCGCTGATAAAACCGGAGACGCTCTCCTTCTTTGCCGAACGCCACGCGGCGGGCGGCAACGCCTGCAGCTTCCTGAGCTTTGACCTTGAAGATCCCACCGGATACGGCCGCGTCCTCCGCGAAGATGGAAAGGTGCGCGTCGTAGAGCATAAGGATGCCACGGAGCGGCAGCGGGAGGTAAAAGAGGTCAACAGCGGCATGTATATCTTCGATACCGCGGCGCTCGCCGGCGTGATAGACAAGATATCGTGCGCCAACGCGCAGGGGGAATATTATCTGCCGGATGCGCTTGCTCTGATAGAATCGCGCGGCGGCCGGGTCGAGGCCGTGAAGGCCGACCATGCCGAAGAGTTCCTCGGAATAAACGACCAGATGCAGCTGGCGGCGGCGGCGCGGATAATGCGCGACCGTATCGTCAGCGGTTTTATGATAAACAACGGGCTGCAGTGCATGGACCCCGCGAGCCTGTGGATCGGCCCAAAGGTAAAGATTGGGCATGACGTAGTCATCCACCCCTCGGTGCAGCTGTGGGGAGAGACGGTCATCGAAGACGAAGCCTTTATCGGCAGCTTCACTGTGCTGCGTAATTCGGTGGTGCATGCAAAGGCGAACCTCAAGGGGTCTGTACGCCTTAACGATTCAACGATTGGGCCGAGGGCATCGGCAGGTCCATTCGCCTTTATGCGCGAGCACGGCGAACTGCTGGAGAACGCTCATATGGGCCGCTTTGTCGAGATAAAGAAGAGCCGCGTCGGCGTCGGTTCAAAGGTGCCGCATCTGTCGTATATCGGCGATGCCGAGATTGGCGATGATACCAATATCGGCGCGGGGACGATCACCTGCAACTATGACGGCGAGAAGAAAAATCCGACGAAGATCGGCCGCGGCTGCTTCATCGGCAGCGATACGATGCTCGTCGCTCCCGTTACCCTGGGTGACGACGTTTCTACCGGGGCCGGCTCGGTGATCACCAACGACATACCGGACGGCGCGCTCGGCGTGGGGCGGGCGAGGCAGTCAAACATTGAGGGCTGGAGCCGCCGTCGTCGGGGCAAAGGTAAAAAGTAAGTTATCAATTTTAATATATTATTCTTCACGGAATTATATTAAGGAGGAAAATGAAATGTCCGCAGGATTACGAGAGGTAAAAATATTTTCGGGCAGCGCAGATCCGCAGTTCGCGGAAAATATCTGCATGAATCTCGGCGTACCTCTTTCCGCATCAAAGTTGTTCAGATTTTCCGACGGTGAGATCGGCGTCTCCATCGAGGAGAGCGTGCGCGGCGCAGACGTATACGTCGTTCAGCCAACCTGCGAGCCGGCCAACGAGCACCTTATCGAGCTGCTCATCATCGTGGACGCGCTCAAGAGAGCTTCGGCCTATCACGTCAACCTTGTCATGCCCTACTTCGGTTATGCGCGTCAGGACAGAAAGACCCGTTCACGCGAGCCGATCACGGCGAAGCTGATCGCCAACCTGCTGGAGAAGGCCGGCGCCGACCGTGTGATCGCGGCGGACCTCCACGCGGGACAGATACAGGGATTCTTCGATATTCCCGTCGACCATCTGACAGGCATTCCCCTCCTTGCCTCATACTTCCGCCGCATCCTTGCGAAGGAGATCGAGCATGACCTTGTGACCGTCGTCTCTCCCGACATTGGCGGCGTTGTGCGCGCGAGGAAGTTCGCGGAGCAGCTTAACAACGCCGACCTTGCCATAGTCGACAAGCGCCGTTCGCACGAAGTCGCGAACCAGTGCGAAGTTATGGAGATCATCGGCAATATCGACGGCCGTACCTGCATCCTCGTAGACGACATCGTAGACACCGCCGGTACGATCGTGAAGGCCGCGGAGGCTCTCAAAGAACGCGGCGCGAAGGCGGTTTACGCCTGCGCAACCCACGGAGTCCTTTCTGGACCGGCGATCGACAGGATTAAGGGTTCCGTGATCGAGGAGATGGTCCTGACGGATACGATCCCGCTCAAAGAGGAGAAGCAGACGGCAAAGATTACTGTGCTTTCGATAGCCCCCCTCTTCGCCGAGGCGCTGAGAAGGATCCATTCGGAGCATTCCGTAAGCATTCTCTTCCGTTAAGCGCGGAGTGAGATATAATTTTAGAAAAACATAAGTGTAAAAAATACTGAGGAGGAAACACCCATGGCTAAGAATCAGACAGTAAAACTCGACTTCACGAAAAGAGAGGTCACCGGAACGGGAGCCTGCCGCAAAATCCGTTCAAAGAACCTTATCCCCGTAGTGCTCTACGGTCCTGACTACAAGAACGGCCTTGCCGGCACCGTATCGGTGAGAGCCATTGCGCCGGTGGCAAACAGCGGCCATAGAGAGACGACGCTCATCGAGCTTGCGATCAGCGACGGCACGACGGCCTCCGCGCTTATCCGTGACGTGCAGCGCCATCCGCTTACGCGCCAGATCCGTCACATCGACCTCTATCAGGTCCTTAAGGGACATAAGCTGAAGGTCGAGATCCCCGTCCGCATCGCCAACGCCGATACGGCGAAGGGCGTCAAAGAGGGCGGACTCCTTACGCACAGCACGCGTCTCGTGCTCGTCGAAGTGCAGCCCAGCGATATCCCTGAAGAGATCGTCGTCGACGCGAAGGATCTTGAAATGGGCGCCGAAGTATTCGTGAAGGATCTCGCCGTTCCCGAGGGCGTCACCGTGCTGACGGACCCCGAGATTCTCGTGCTTCACATCTCGGCTCTCAGATCATCGGACGATGAAGAAGTTGAGGGCGAAGAGGAGAGCAAGGAAGTCGAAGTCGTTGCCAAGGGCAAGGCGGCCAAGGAAGAGGAATAATAGCTTTACCGACTATATATGCAGTGAGTGCGGCAACTTGGCGTCGGCCCCCGGCGGATGTCAAGTTGCGCCGCTGTCTTATGCCTGTGCTCCGGACGGAGGATATTGTGGTTTTTCGTTAAAGACGCTTAGTAGATGTTACGCGTCTTTTGTTTTATTTATGGGATGATTGATCATGAAACTTATCGTTGGCCTGGGAAACCCGGGATATGAATATGTATGGACGCGCCATAACGCCGGATGGACGATCGTCGATTCCTTTGTGGCGAGGCTGGGGCTGCGGGAGCCGCAGATAAAATTCCGTGGGGCCTATTGGGGGCCCGTGCTCTGCTGCGGCGAGCGAGTCTCCTTTCTTGAGCCCCACACCTACATGAACCTGAGCGGCCTCTCCGTCGGCGAGGCCGCGCGCTACCAGAATCTGGAGCCCGAGGACATTCTCGTGATATCCGACGACGCCGCGCTGCCTTTCGGGCGTATACGTATGCGCAAAAGCGGCTCGGCGGGCGGCCAGAACGGGCTGAAATCAATCATTGGCGCGCTAGGGACTCTCGATGTGCCGCGCCTGCGCGTTGGCATCGGCTCTCCCGAGGGCCGGATGGACCTAAAAGATTGGGTGCTTGGCAAGATACCGCAGGAACAGCGCCGGGAGTGGCACAAGATCGAAGACGCCGCCTGGGAGGCGCTGGTGCTCTGGCTCTCCGGCGACGCAGACAGGGCGATGTCGAAGGCGAACGGCTTCCGGTTAAATGACGGAGAATAAAGATCTCTGCCAGGGGAGCTCCCTGGCGGCGCTGGACGAGGATCTGTGGCTCCGCAACAGGGGAGTGCATCTCGCCTCAAAGGGGGCGATGCGCCCCTGGGTCTGCCGTGATATAAAACAGCCCCTGCTCGTATTGCTGCCGGACGCGCGCCAGGCGCGCGACTTTGCGGCGGACGCCGAGGAGCTCGGAGTTCTTGAAAATGTGAAGATACTGCCGGAGATGATACTCGCCGAGGATGATTTGAAGAGCGAGGCTCAGAGGATCGTGCGCGGCGACATCCTGGAAAATTTCCGATACAAGGGCGGCGTTCTCGCCGCCACCCCCGCCTCCCTGATGGCGCCGTTTTCGACCGGCGGGGACTATATGGAGCTGGAGTGCGGCAGGGAGGCCGGCCGCAGCCGTCTTATAGACTGGCTCGCGCAGAAGGGCTACGAGCGGAGCGACCTTGTCTGGACCCCCGGGCAGTTCGCCGTCCGCGGCAGCATCGTAGATATCTTCAGCCCCTCGGACATGTATCCCGTCCGCGTGGAATTTTTCGACGACGAGGTGGAGAGTCTCCGCTTCTTTGTCCCCGAGACGCAAAAGAGCCTGCGCACCATCCGCAAAAGCTCGGTGCAGAGTCTTGTTTCAAAGTCCGACAACCGACTGGAAAACTATTTCCCCGAGGATATGCGGATACTCTTCTTTGATCCGCACGGGCTCGATACGACCGCGGAGAACGCCGTCTGGCTCTGGCAGAGCCTCGACCGCGAAGATACCGTACCCTGGGAGGCCTGGGAGAAGCTCTGCGCCGGTTTCACCGCCCACAGGCGGCTGCGCATCCTGCCGGACGTAAAAAACTGCGCCGCGCGTATGGCGGTCATGCAGTTTCCCAACTTCCGCGGCAAACTTAAAGAGGTAGAACTCTACTGCCTTTCAATGATCAAAGACGGTTACCGGATAAAGGTCGTCTCGGAGGCGGAACGCAACCTCCAGTGGGCGCGGATCAACGGCTTTGAGGCCTGCGAGGGAATACTGAGCGAAGGCTTTATCGACAGCTATTCCAAGTGCGCCGTGATGACCGACCTTGAACTCTCCGGCATCACCGTAGCCCGGCGGCGGATCGAGAACCGAGCGCCGAGCGACTGGGGCGCGGGGCTCATTCCGGGACAATGGGTCGTCCACGATGAATACGGCGTCGCCGTCTACCAGGGGGCGGAGCAGGTAAAGACCGCCGACGGCGAACAGGAATATCTCATCCTGCAGTTTGCCGAGGAACGGCGGCTGCTTATCCCCGTGATGCAGTTCCATAAAATTTCGCCGTGGTCGCCGCTGCCGGGGCAGGAGCCCACCGCCGACAACCTCAAGGGTTCGCACTGGAAGCGGGCCGCTTCGCGTGCGAAACAGATGGCGGAGCAGGCCGCGGCGGAGCTTATCAAAATATACGCCGAGCGCGAGGTGAGCAAGGGCTTCTCCTTCCCCGACAATCGGGAGATGATGCGCGAACTTGAGGAGAGCTTTACCTATAAGGAGACCATCGACCAGCTGCGCGCGATCGAGGATGTGGAGCGCGACATGGAGCGCCCCGTGCCGATGGACCGCCTTATCGTCGGCGACGTCGGCTTTGGCAAGACCGAGGTCGCGATCCGCGCGGCGGGAAAGGCGGTATTCGCGGGAAAACAGACGGCGATCATGGCGCCGACGACGCTGCTTGCGCAGCAGCACTTCGAGACCTTCACCGCCCGCTTCGCCAATACGCCGATACGCGTCGAGGTGATCTCGCGCTTCGTTCCAGTTGGACAGCAGAAACGTATATTGCAGGACCTCAGCGAGGGCAAGGTGGACATCCTTATCGGCACGCACCGGATATTGACCGACGACGTGAAATTCAAGGACATCGGCCTCATAATCGTGGACGAGGAGCACCGCTTCGGCGTCATGCATAAGGATCACCTGAAAAAATCGATGCCGGGCGTCGACGTGCTGATGCTCTCGGCGACGCCGATACCGCGCTCGCTCTCGCTTTCCATCAGCGGGCTGCGCGACATGTCGATATTACAGACGCCGCCTCAGCGGCGGCTGCCCGTAATCACCGTGGTGCGCCCCTTCTCCGAGGAGCTTCTGAAGAGCGCGGTGCTGCGCGAGAAGAACAGAGGCGGGCAGATATTCTTCGTCCATAACCGGATAAACGACCTACAGGAACGCGCCGTCATGCTCAAGCGCCTCTTCCCGAAGCTTAACATCGCGGTGGCGCACAGCAAGACGTCGGAATCGGCACTCGAAAAGACGATGTCCGAATTTGCCGCGGGAAAGATCGATATCCTCGTCTGCACGACGATTGTCGAAAGCGGGCTGGACATCCCGGCGGCGAATACCTTGATCGTCGACGACGCGCACGAGCTTGGGCTTGCCCAGATGTACCAGCTCCGCGGGCGTGTCGGACGCCGGGAGGAGCAGGCCTACGCCTTTTTGTTCTATCCCAGCAACGTCCACATCTCCGTTGAGTCCAGCGAACGGCTGGAGGCCATCGCCGAACTTGACGAACTGGGGGCGGGCTACCAGCTCGCGCAGCGCGACCTCCAGATACGCGGCGGCGGAGACCTTATCGGCATCTCGCAGCACGGCAATTCAAGTAAAATCGGCTATCAGAAATATTGTGACCTGCTCGCGGAGGAAATTTCCAAGATAAAGGGCACTTACAGGCCGCAGATGGAGCTGGAGATCGGTTTTCCCGTCTCCATTCCCGGCGACTATCTGCCGCAGGAGAATCTGCGCGTCACGCTCTACAGGCGGCTGCTTAAGACCGATTCTCTGGAAGAGGTCCGCGAGCTGCGCGAGGAGACGGAGGACCGTTTCGGCAGGATACCCAATGAGCTGGATTTTTTATTCAATGTCGCGGCGATCAAAGGCGCCTCCTGTGATCTGGGGCTCACGAAGATGATCTGCAGCCGCTATGAGCTGGTACTGCAGGGCAACCCCGACGGCGCCTGGGAGCGGCTGAAGCTGCCGCCCAAATGGCGCCGCCGTCTGGACGGTTTCATCGGCCCCGGCGGATTTGCGGGAATTAAGGATATCGCGCGGATAATTCAGGAACAAAATCCCGCGTCAATCTGATAGAATAGAGCAGGCAGGAGGGATTTGCCATGCAGGAAGAAAAGGCAATGTCGGAAAAATTTGTCAGGCTGGTCGAAGTTATGAAGCGCCTGCGCGCGCCGGACGGCTGCCCCTGGGACAGGGAGCAGGACTACATGTCGCTGCGCCGCTACATAATCGAAGAGGCCTACGAGCTTATCCAGGCGATAGAATCGCAGAACATCCCGAATATGTGCGAAGAGTGCGGCGACCTTATGCTGCAGGTGGTCTTTATCTCCTGTATGGCCGAAGAACGCGGCGACTTCACGATCTCGAACGTGATGGATAGGCTTATCAACAAGCTCGTCAGGCGCCATCCCCACGTCTTCGGCGATATAAGCGTAAAAGATTCCGACGACGTGCTGCGCAACTGGGAGCAGATAAAAACGGCGGAACGCAAAGGCAAGGATGAGGACTCCTCTTATATGGCCGGTATCCCCCGCGGAATGCCCGCCCTGCTGCGCGCCTACCGGATACAGGAGCGCGCCGCGAAGCCTGGGTTTGACTGGCCTAAGGGCGATACCGCGCCGGTACTCGCCAAGGTCGAGGAAGAGGTCGCGGAGCTCAAAGAGGCGATGGCCTGTAAGGGCAAAGAGGATGTCGCTGAAGAGCTGGGAGATCTCATCTTCGCCGCCGTCAACCTCTCGCGACATCTGGGGATAGATCCTGAGATCAATCTCCACCGGGCCTGTGAAAAATTTGACGCCCGTTTCAGAGATGTGGAAAAATCGGTTGAAAAATCCGGCCGGCCGTGGAAAGATTATACCTTGGACGAGCTGGATGAATTTTGGAAAGAAGCAAAAAACAAATAAATTTGGAGGAATTCTTATGACGACAGAGGAAAAAATCAAGGAAGTACTTGCGAACCACGTATCGCCCGCGCTCCAGTCACACGGAGGCGACTGCTCCTTCGTAAAATATGACGAACCCACCGCCACGCTCTATGTCGCGATGGAGGGCGCCTGCGGCAGCTGCCCCTTCGCGCTTGAGACGCTGCGCATGACTGTCGAGCAGGCGGTCATTGCTGAGGTGCCCGAGGTCAAGGCGGTAGAAAGGGTATAGGCGAACTCTGAAGTAATGAAAGAAACAAAACAGGAGGCCGAAAATCTCCTCTCGCTTACCGACGCCTCCGTCGTAAAGCTGCTCGCCGAGCACGAAGAGATACTGCGCCTTGTAGAGCAGAGCTTCCCCGTCAAGGTATACGCGCGGGGCAGCTCGCTCTCTATTAAGGGCGACGACGAAGCGCTGATAAAAAAGCTTGAGAACCTGCTCGTGCAGTATGCCGAGCTCTCGCTCTCCGGCCATAAATTCAACAGCGCAGAGATACGCTACGGACTCCACAGTATCCAGAACGGCGAGACGGTAAATCTGCGGTCGCTCTATAACGACATCGTCTGCATAAGCAACCGGGGCAAGGCCATCCGTCCATATACAAACGGCCAGAAGGGCTACATCCAGGCCATCCGCGACAACGATATAACCTTCGGCATCGGCCCCGCGGGTACCGGAAAGACCTATCTTGCCGTTGCCCAGGCCGTCGCCTATCTGAAGTCCGCGAAGATCAGCCGCATCATCCTCGTGCGTCCGGTAGTCGAAGCGGGGGAGCGCCTCGGTTATCTTCCCGGTGATATGAACGAAAAGGTCGCCCCCTACCTGAGGCCGCTCTATGACGCCTTTTATGAGCTGCTTCCGGCTGAGAGGTTCGACCGTTACTTTGAAAAGGGCGTCATTGAGCTCGCGCCGCTGGCCTATATGCGCGGGCGCACGCTCAACGACAGTTTCATCATCCTTGACGAGGCGCAGAACACTACGCCCGAGCAGATGAAGATGTTCCTTACGCGCCTAGGCTTCGGCTCGAAGGCCGTAATAACGGGTGACGTCACGCAGGTCGACCTGCCCGGCACAAAAGAATCGGGGCTAAAGGTCGTGCAGGACATCCTGAAGGGTGTCCCCGGCGTCTCCTTCATCAAGCTCAACGACGGCGACGTGGTGCGCCATGAGATAGTACAGAGAATAGTGAGGGCCTACGAAGACTATGACAGACGGAGAGCAGAAAAACAGGCTGAAAGATAATTTAAAGGCCGTATTCGGCAAATTTTCATTCAGGCGCGAAAACAGGCAGTACATCATTTTTCGGGCTATCCTCCTCTGTGTCGCGACGCTGCTTGTAAGCGTCAACTGGTACATGTTTGACCGGAGGGAGAACTACCAGATCGGTATCCCCTCCGAAAGGACATACTTCGCACTCACCTCCGCGCGCTACGAGGACCGGGCGGCGACGCTCGAACTGCGCCAGCGCGCGGCATCCCGTATCATCGACGTCATGGTGCAGGATGAAAAAATCGCCTTTGAGGTCTCGCGGCGTCTTGAACTGCTGGAAAAGGGCGAACTCAAACAGCTCTTCAACGCGCCGCTGCTCAGTATATATAACAGGCAGAGCGCCGCTTCGCAGAGGGAGATCGTCGAGGCCGCCCTCGATATCGGGCGGAAAGTCCGCGACGAATCGACGGATCGTGAGCAGCAGACTACCCTTATCTGGAAATACCTCAAGGAGACGAAGCTCTCGCAGTCCGAACGCAACGTCGCCTTTCAGATGCTTGACGTTCTGCTCAACCCCTCGCTGCAGTCCGACGGAGAGATGGTCCAAAAGCTGCGCGAAGATGTCGCCGCGCAGATACCCTCCGTCATAAAGGAGATACGTCCCGGCTCCGTGCTGGTACAGAAGGGGCAGGTCGTCACCCCCTCGCTGGCGAAGCTGCTCGCCTCGCAGGGCTATCCCGACGCCACCTTCCCTTGGAAACACCTTATCTTTATCCTCGGCGCGATCACCATCTGGAGCTTCTGGCCGGTGTGGATCGCCAGCGGTCTGCGTGAAAAACTTTCAATGCGCGAATGGATATACATCGCCGTCGTGCTCTCCGTCGTCTGGACCCTCGAGGTCGTCTTTGCCCGCTTCGGCGGCTACTCGATGGCGGTACTCGGCCTTACCGGCTGGCTCTGCCTTACACTGCCGGTATCGCTTTCATTCCATATCATCTTCGGCGGCGGAGTGATCAGCGTCATCATCGCCTTTGGCACCAATCCCGGCATCGTATGTCTCGGCTGTATCCTCGCGGCCTTCTCCGCGGGCATCGGCCGCATCCTCTTTATAGACCCGCCGAACCACCGCATCACTATCTGGCGCAATCTCTTTTTCCTCGGGCTCTGCCTCGGGGCCGCCTCGATCTGTATTCACTGGGGGCTCGGCCTCTACTTCGACTATAACCTCGCCCTCGGCGCGGTGCTCTTCAGCGCGATCTGGGGGACGATCGTCGTCGCGCTGCTGCCGCTGTGGGAGAACGTCTTCGACGTCCTCTCGCCGCTGCGGCTGCTTGAGCTGAGCCATCCCTCGCAGCCGCTCATCAAGAGGCTGCAGATGGAGGCCCCCGGAACCTACAACCACGTCCTTATGGTCGGTACGCTTGCCGAGGCGGCGGCCGACAAGCTGCATATGAACGGGCTCCTTGTAAAGGCGGGCGCCTACTATCATGACATCGGCAAGCTCAAGAACCCGCAGTATTTTGTTGAAAACCAGCGCCACGGCAAGAACATCCACGACAGCCTGCCGCCGACGCTCTCTGGGCAGCTGCTGATATCGCATGTGAAGGAGGGGCTCGACATCGCCGCGCAGACCAACCTGCCAAAGTCCCTGCGCCGCTTCATCAGCGAACATCACGGCACCACCTCGCAGAGGTATTTCTACGAAAAGGCGAAGGCGCTCGGCGAGAATGTCACCGAGGCCCAGTTCCGCTATCCGGGGCCGCGGCCGCAGTCGCGCGAGACGGCGCTCGTAATGCTTGCCGATTCCGTGGAGGCCGCGGTCAAGGCGCGCAACAAGCCTTTTGAGAATAACAGGGAGCTTTCAGACTTCATAAATCAGGTCATTCGCAGTAAGATCGAGAGCAATCAGCTCAACGACGTTGACTTTACGATGAAGGAGATGTCGCTGATCACGGAGGCCTTTATGGAGGTCTTCCAGGCGACCTATCATTCCCGCGAGGTAAAGAATATCAACGAGATAATCAAAGAGGCCAAGCTCAAGGGCGGAGAACATAAAGAGATACCCGCCGGCACGATCGAAACCGCCGTCGTTCCTGTCGCCGATACCGGCGAGACAGAGAAAAAAGAGGAGGATGAAAAGGATGAAAACCACGATACACTGCGGTGAGATATTCAACGAGAGCAACAGCTCCATGTGCTGCGGCGAAAGGATAAAGAAGCTGGAGAAGATACTGTCCGCCTATCTTGAAAAAACTAATATCCTCCCCGAGGCGGCCGCGGAGTGCGAGATATCTCTTACCTTCGCGGATGTGGATCAGATCGCCGGGATCAATGAAGAATACCGGGAAGTTGCCGGTCCTACGGACGTGCTTTCCTTTCCGATGTGGGAAAATGAGGACGGTGGGTTCGAGCCGCCGGAAGATTGGGAGCGGCTTACGCTGGGCGACATCATCGTCTGTCCCGAGATCGTCGCGAAGAACGCCGCCGATAACGGCAAGACCGCAGAGTGCGAGACGGTGCTCGTCATCTGTCACGGCTTCCTCCACCTCATTGGCTTTGACCATGCCGACAACGCGGAGCGCGAGCGTATGTGGCAGATCCAGGATTCTCTGGTCTCTGAATTTTTTGCGGAGGGCTAGGATGATGGCGGAGAATCCGCTGCTTGAGAAAGCGGCGGTGAAGAAACTTCTCGCCGAGGCCGCCCGGGCCCGGGCGGCAGCCTACGCCCCCTATTCGGGCTTCTGCGTAGGCGCGGCGCTGCTCTTCGAAAACGGCCTCACCGTTTCCGGCTGCAACGTGGAGAACGCCAGCTACAGCCTCTCTATCTGCGCGGAACGCAACGCGATGACGACCGCCCTCACTAAGGGGCTGCGTCTGCCGCTTGCCGTCGCCGTGGCCGGCCCCGAGGGTGTTTTCTGCCCGCCGTGCGGCGCCTGCCGCCAGTTTCTCGCCGAATTCAATCCCGATATGGCCGTAGTGCTGAAGGATGCCGACGAACCTGTGATCTATACATTAAGAGAGCTGCTGCCGCTTTCGTTTTCTTTGGAGGAAAATCGCTGAGGCGGCGCGGCCGAAGAGAGAGTGAATATTA is drawn from Cloacibacillus porcorum and contains these coding sequences:
- the glmU gene encoding bifunctional UDP-N-acetylglucosamine diphosphorylase/glucosamine-1-phosphate N-acetyltransferase GlmU, whose protein sequence is MNQPKKPFGVLLLAAGKGTRMRSKTPKVLHLMLEEPILYYPLRSAQDAGFGDIAVMVGFEGELVESWTRDNFPGAEIIWQREQRGTGHAAKLAQEWWQNFENVMVLAGDAPLIKPETLSFFAERHAAGGNACSFLSFDLEDPTGYGRVLREDGKVRVVEHKDATERQREVKEVNSGMYIFDTAALAGVIDKISCANAQGEYYLPDALALIESRGGRVEAVKADHAEEFLGINDQMQLAAAARIMRDRIVSGFMINNGLQCMDPASLWIGPKVKIGHDVVIHPSVQLWGETVIEDEAFIGSFTVLRNSVVHAKANLKGSVRLNDSTIGPRASAGPFAFMREHGELLENAHMGRFVEIKKSRVGVGSKVPHLSYIGDAEIGDDTNIGAGTITCNYDGEKKNPTKIGRGCFIGSDTMLVAPVTLGDDVSTGAGSVITNDIPDGALGVGRARQSNIEGWSRRRRGKGKK
- a CDS encoding ribose-phosphate diphosphokinase; translation: MSAGLREVKIFSGSADPQFAENICMNLGVPLSASKLFRFSDGEIGVSIEESVRGADVYVVQPTCEPANEHLIELLIIVDALKRASAYHVNLVMPYFGYARQDRKTRSREPITAKLIANLLEKAGADRVIAADLHAGQIQGFFDIPVDHLTGIPLLASYFRRILAKEIEHDLVTVVSPDIGGVVRARKFAEQLNNADLAIVDKRRSHEVANQCEVMEIIGNIDGRTCILVDDIVDTAGTIVKAAEALKERGAKAVYACATHGVLSGPAIDRIKGSVIEEMVLTDTIPLKEEKQTAKITVLSIAPLFAEALRRIHSEHSVSILFR
- a CDS encoding 50S ribosomal protein L25, with product MAKNQTVKLDFTKREVTGTGACRKIRSKNLIPVVLYGPDYKNGLAGTVSVRAIAPVANSGHRETTLIELAISDGTTASALIRDVQRHPLTRQIRHIDLYQVLKGHKLKVEIPVRIANADTAKGVKEGGLLTHSTRLVLVEVQPSDIPEEIVVDAKDLEMGAEVFVKDLAVPEGVTVLTDPEILVLHISALRSSDDEEVEGEEESKEVEVVAKGKAAKEEE
- the pth gene encoding aminoacyl-tRNA hydrolase, whose amino-acid sequence is MKLIVGLGNPGYEYVWTRHNAGWTIVDSFVARLGLREPQIKFRGAYWGPVLCCGERVSFLEPHTYMNLSGLSVGEAARYQNLEPEDILVISDDAALPFGRIRMRKSGSAGGQNGLKSIIGALGTLDVPRLRVGIGSPEGRMDLKDWVLGKIPQEQRREWHKIEDAAWEALVLWLSGDADRAMSKANGFRLNDGE
- the mfd gene encoding transcription-repair coupling factor, giving the protein MTENKDLCQGSSLAALDEDLWLRNRGVHLASKGAMRPWVCRDIKQPLLVLLPDARQARDFAADAEELGVLENVKILPEMILAEDDLKSEAQRIVRGDILENFRYKGGVLAATPASLMAPFSTGGDYMELECGREAGRSRLIDWLAQKGYERSDLVWTPGQFAVRGSIVDIFSPSDMYPVRVEFFDDEVESLRFFVPETQKSLRTIRKSSVQSLVSKSDNRLENYFPEDMRILFFDPHGLDTTAENAVWLWQSLDREDTVPWEAWEKLCAGFTAHRRLRILPDVKNCAARMAVMQFPNFRGKLKEVELYCLSMIKDGYRIKVVSEAERNLQWARINGFEACEGILSEGFIDSYSKCAVMTDLELSGITVARRRIENRAPSDWGAGLIPGQWVVHDEYGVAVYQGAEQVKTADGEQEYLILQFAEERRLLIPVMQFHKISPWSPLPGQEPTADNLKGSHWKRAASRAKQMAEQAAAELIKIYAEREVSKGFSFPDNREMMRELEESFTYKETIDQLRAIEDVERDMERPVPMDRLIVGDVGFGKTEVAIRAAGKAVFAGKQTAIMAPTTLLAQQHFETFTARFANTPIRVEVISRFVPVGQQKRILQDLSEGKVDILIGTHRILTDDVKFKDIGLIIVDEEHRFGVMHKDHLKKSMPGVDVLMLSATPIPRSLSLSISGLRDMSILQTPPQRRLPVITVVRPFSEELLKSAVLREKNRGGQIFFVHNRINDLQERAVMLKRLFPKLNIAVAHSKTSESALEKTMSEFAAGKIDILVCTTIVESGLDIPAANTLIVDDAHELGLAQMYQLRGRVGRREEQAYAFLFYPSNVHISVESSERLEAIAELDELGAGYQLAQRDLQIRGGGDLIGISQHGNSSKIGYQKYCDLLAEEISKIKGTYRPQMELEIGFPVSIPGDYLPQENLRVTLYRRLLKTDSLEEVRELREETEDRFGRIPNELDFLFNVAAIKGASCDLGLTKMICSRYELVLQGNPDGAWERLKLPPKWRRRLDGFIGPGGFAGIKDIARIIQEQNPASI
- the mazG gene encoding nucleoside triphosphate pyrophosphohydrolase, translated to MQEEKAMSEKFVRLVEVMKRLRAPDGCPWDREQDYMSLRRYIIEEAYELIQAIESQNIPNMCEECGDLMLQVVFISCMAEERGDFTISNVMDRLINKLVRRHPHVFGDISVKDSDDVLRNWEQIKTAERKGKDEDSSYMAGIPRGMPALLRAYRIQERAAKPGFDWPKGDTAPVLAKVEEEVAELKEAMACKGKEDVAEELGDLIFAAVNLSRHLGIDPEINLHRACEKFDARFRDVEKSVEKSGRPWKDYTLDELDEFWKEAKNK
- a CDS encoding NifU family protein, with the translated sequence MTTEEKIKEVLANHVSPALQSHGGDCSFVKYDEPTATLYVAMEGACGSCPFALETLRMTVEQAVIAEVPEVKAVERV
- a CDS encoding PhoH family protein, with the protein product MKETKQEAENLLSLTDASVVKLLAEHEEILRLVEQSFPVKVYARGSSLSIKGDDEALIKKLENLLVQYAELSLSGHKFNSAEIRYGLHSIQNGETVNLRSLYNDIVCISNRGKAIRPYTNGQKGYIQAIRDNDITFGIGPAGTGKTYLAVAQAVAYLKSAKISRIILVRPVVEAGERLGYLPGDMNEKVAPYLRPLYDAFYELLPAERFDRYFEKGVIELAPLAYMRGRTLNDSFIILDEAQNTTPEQMKMFLTRLGFGSKAVITGDVTQVDLPGTKESGLKVVQDILKGVPGVSFIKLNDGDVVRHEIVQRIVRAYEDYDRRRAEKQAER